The DNA region CTTCAGAAATCCAGGCTGAGGGCGAACCAAGGCTACCCTCAACCTGAATTACTCTAAGTATTTGGCACGGTTTGCACGTCGGTTGCACCGTCTACGCCGAGGGCAACCTGTTTGGCTTGTTGTAGAACCCCTTCTGCATCTGGATTGTACTTCAACACCACCACACTGCCAGTTTGGGCAACCCAAAGACCGACATTATCAGAAATGTTGGCATCATCCAGTGCTTTAGCGACCCGCTTAGCCAGACCGCTCTCATCAAAATTACCATCCAGACCAACCTTTTCCGGGGGAATGGACTGTTGAGCCGCAGACTCTTGCACAGACACTGGAGGAGCCGCAGCAGCTTTCTCCTCTTCATGTTTTCCAAATAACTTGCTTAAAAAACCCATAGAGATATCTCCTTAAAAGGATCCAAAAACACTATGGCACTGATTTAATTGGTAAAAGAGATTATTTAATATCTTTTCCACTTTCTTACTTCCTGTGAATTCTGCCTGATGTCTGCCTGTTGCAACGATAGGTTAAGAACTCTTGCCTTAATTCAGAGGACAAACAAAGGTTGAGTGTCTCCAATCTTGATATTAACCATTAATAATGGAGATAACCAGGATTACATCTAAAACCAAAGCAGAAACTTATGAGATGCTCAATTAAGCACTCTTCACGAAAAGATAAATGTACTTAGTTTAGTTATTGTTTTACACCACTAACTGAAGGAAACTGTTTAATCATTCTTTCTGCGGTGCCGTAATACTTCAATGGCACCTTGCCAGGTGGCTCGTTCGTTGGGTTGTCCGATTTGCAGTGGAAATGGTTGGATGGGATGCAACCCAACCTACAAAGCGGGCGATCGCACGACAAAAGGGGCGATCGCGCTTATTATGTTAGGACGCTCAACCCAACGGTGCGTTTGCTCATCTGCAACGCACCCTCTAAGATCGGCGATCGCACTGCCAATCCATCAATCTGTCCTAAAAATCGTTTAAATCGGTATCACCACAAACTCAGTCCGTTGTGTGGGATGACGGACTAGGTTGAGAAATGGCTGCGACAGCACACTATATTGGTCTGATCCGCCCCATTAGTGCTATCCAAGCTGGCTGGAGAGGTACCTGAGCCAGATCTGGTCATAGAAATGAAGAATTCAAGCAGCCAGAGGGTTAACAGAAGCTAATGCCTTAGTTTCAACTGTGACGTTCAACGTATTCTCCAGATCAGTGACTGTATCAATAATTTCAAACACCTGATCCAGACGAGTAATTTCAAGAACCAGCTTCACCGAAGGCTTAAGACGATGCAGCACTAAACGACTTTGTCGCTTATTGGCCAAGTGTAGCCCGGTAATCAGAGCGCTTAGCCCTGCACTATCAATGAAATCAACCTGGGATAGATCTAAAATCCACAGCCCTTGGGGTGATTCTAATTGAGTCAATGTTTGGCTTAAAGCTTTGCCCGTTTCCATGTCTAACTGGCCGGATAGTTGAATTAAAACAGCTTGATTATCGTGGTAGGCAATCATAAGTTTAAGTAGATAACGTCGAATTGATTCGGCAAAACCACGCTTGATTCCCAAAATATTAAAGATAACTTCCTAGAGAAAAAGTGCATCCTCCGTAACTTTACGGAATCTTTACTCCTGCCGTGTCTATTTGCAGGCTCAGTAATTTATTTGTAAAGAAAAAACATTAATTGAGAGCCATCGTCAATATGGGGGGACTTCTCTTGTTGCAGCAGATTCAGGGTAGAAAATGGCTTTCCTAACCTGTTTTGGATAAAAATGTCCGCTCTCTGTGTCCACTCTTTGGGCGATTGACAGGTTTCTGTTCCCACGGCAAGATGGGGAGCAAAGGTGACGTTTTGTAAAGGCATTCTCCATGTCGTTGGATTTTATATCAACAGAGACAATTGAGGAATTCGCGCAGCATTATGGCTACTGGGCTGTCTTTCTGGGAATTCTGCTAGAAAACATTGGCATCCCAATTCCAGGAGAAACCGTAACTCTGGCTGGGGGATTTTTAGCTGGCAATGACCAATTAAGTTATTGGTTAGTTTTGGGAAATGCAGTATTAGGGGCCACCCTAGGGGGCAATGTGGGCTACTGGGTAGGACGATATGGAGGATGGCCTTTGCTGCTAGGGATCGGTCGCCTGGTTCGCATAGAGGAAACCCGGTTAGTCGCTTTACGAGATCAATTCAGTGAAAATGCGACTAAAGCGGTATTTCTTGGTCGCTTTGTGGCTCTACTAAGGATTTTTGCCAGTCCGCTTGCTGGAATTGCCCAAATGCCTTACCTGAAGTTCTTGCTCTACAACACGCTGGGGGCCTTAGCCTGGGCTGTTGTCATGGTTAGTTTGTCTTACTTTGCTGGACAATTTATTCCTCTAGATAAGCTCGTTGCCTGGGCTAGCCAATTTGCACTGCTAACCTTACTGATTGTACTGGCCTGGTTAATTATTCCTTTCTGGCTAGAATCTCGTAAAGCTAAGCAGGAAGGGATCGTTGCCAATCCTCCGGAGGACAGCACGGCAGGAAGCTGAAGAGGGTTTGGAGTTTGAGTTTTGAATTTTGGATGCTCTGTCCATTATTCGCTGGAACTCAGTGAGTGCCCAACCTAAAACCCTTCTAAAAAAGTCTGAACCTGACCGTCTGGCTCCAGTACCAGGCGGATTTTTGCGTTTTTTCCATCTTTGATGGGAGAAACAAAGGGATCGCCTATCAAGGGCATCCCGGTACGATCGATATAATCTCCCGATGCTTGTTTTAAGGGCGTAATGCTTTGAATCGTGCCATTCGCATTAATCAGCAGACTGTATTCCAGAGTTTGAGTCAGCCCTTCCACAGGTTTCCAGTGTTGCTTGAAGTAATCTCTGGCTTCAGCGACTTGTGGAATCGTATCAAAGGCTGTCCCTGGCGGAGCGTTGTCGCTCGGCTCTTTTAGTAAGGCTCCCCGGCGAGCTTGCTGAACACTGCTTTCGGAGGTATTCCGGGATGCAGAATCTGCTACAGAGGGGGCAGGGGCGATCGCAATAGACTGAGAAGATTGAGGTTTTCCGGCTACTGCCCCGGTAATGGGTTCCACTGGCTGACCAACGATCGTGGGACGACCAGGAACCGGAACCGGATTGGCCGCGATCGTGCCACCAGGCAACTTGCCAGGACTGGGACTGGGAGCAACGGTCTTGGGTAGAGTAGGCGCTCCGGGTTGATTGGGTACCAGTGATCCGGCTGGGGGAGGGGGAGGTAGGCGATCGGCGGACAATACAGGAGGAGTGGCTTGATCTACCACTGCTGGGGGAAGCTGAGTTGCGATCCTTTGATCAGCACTACTGGCTCCCTCGCTAGAAACAGGAGCTTGAGTGGATTGCTTGAGTGATCCATCCAGTAATTTAATGGCTGATGTCGATAACCCAACCGCAAGCAGCGCTACGGCAGCAATTTGTGCCCAATTCCTGGAAAGCCCAAATTTCTCAGAGCTTCGTAGAGTGGGAAGATTTAAAATGTCTGTTGCATACTCATCCAGCGCATTGGCCAGGTCAAATAATTGCAGGGTACTCAAGTTCAATGTCGGTCCAGATTCCTGTGTAGCCAAACTTCCCAAAACCAATTCATGATTTAACAGTCCTTTGGAGTACAGGCCAATGCCCATCTCATGAGTTGCTGTGGGGAGGGGGGGAGAAAGGGTATCTACCAGGGGCAGACTGGAGGAGTTACTTTCTAGGGGTGGGGGATTGACAATCAGGGTGCTGGCTGGTTGCTCCAACAGATTCTGGACATAAGTTGTCACGGCTTCATAGAGGGCTTCTAGTTGAGTACGATCGCCCTTCACGGTTACTTGCTTATCTTCCGCCAGTTTGGGATCGTCCAAACTCAGTTGGAAATGCAGATTTTTCACCACAGTCTGACCTGCCCAGCGAGATAAGGGCGAGTTTTCCGCCATGATCGCCAGCGTACAGGTGGGGGGGGTATATCGTCGCAAAACCGAGTGGGATTGAAACATGGACGGAATTACAGAATTAAGAGTTGAGAGTGAAGAGTTAGGAGTTGAGAGTGAAGCATTGAAAGGGAAGAGTTGAGAGTTGAAAGTTTTGAGTTTTAAGTTCGGCCCCAGGTTATTCACCATTCAGGCTGATTTTTATTGTTAAGCCAGGTTCAGCTAGAGAACGGTCGTTTTCCGATCAGAAAAACTAGGGTTCTGGACTGGGACAAGGTTTAACTCTTTACTCTTTACTGTTCACTGCTCACCTCCGATTTGTTTTGAGTGCGATCGAGCAAAGCTAACCACAAGCGACGGGGGCCGTTGGGTGCGCTGTAAAACAGAAGATCAATCAAGAGTTTCAGGGCCAGGTTAGTTAAGGAATTTTGGGAGACGGTTTCTCCATCCTCCATCCGCTCCTGGTAGGTATTACTGAAGGCATCTAAATAATCTCCTAACAGAGAAACTTGATACGGTTCCCGATTCTCTGCGGCGACTTGCTCCAATAACGCAACAGCCCGACGAATCAGTTCCTGGTGATTTTTTGCCAAATGGCAGCAAATCAAAACTAGGGCGCGAGCTTCTTCGACATCCAGTTTCTTTCGTCCTCCTTGCCCTTTGCGTAAGGGACTGGACTGCCGCAACCGCCAGAGGGCCACGCGATCGGCAACCACATTCTCTAATCCGAGGTCTGCTGCAGCCTGAAGCATGGCCTCTGAGCCAATTCCCGCTAGCGCTTCCAAAGCCAGCAACACCAGATCGAGTTGGGCTTTAATGTTGTCCAACTGCGTGGGATCAGGCGCAGTGGTCAGAGGAAGAGCCATTTGGGATAGCGGAGAAGGCGGTTTAGCGGTGGATGGCATAGCTTCAGAATAGGCAAAAAAGGCAAAGCAGGCAGAGCGGTTACCTGTATTGATACAAGACTCAGCGGTAGACAAGTTGTTTCCTGTTCTCCAGGCAAAATTAGCCAGGTCTTCGGCATCTCCTAATCTAAGATATAAGCCGACCTCATTTTTAGAATACTTGACCTGCTTCCCCACACCCTGTGCCTGACATAACTACGCCAGCCAGGAAACCAATAAAAAAGCTAGAGTAGCGCTGCCTAAAGGAACCGTCAAGTTATCAATCCCATATTTTGAAAAGGCTTCTAAGCCAGTGGCGGCCAAGGCGATCGCGAAAGAAACCACCCAGGTCTGCCAGATGGCACCCTGTACACTGAACAAGATTAGACTACTAATGATATAGCTGATCAGAGCCATAGCCAGGGAGCCTTCCCAACTTTTCTTCATGCCCCAAAGGCTGTAGGGATGCCGACCAAACCGCTGACCTACAAGAGCCGCTAATCCATCTCCCCAGGTCATGATTAAGATCCCTAAAACCGCATAGTAAGGCTGCTCCATCGGCCAGAACCAGGCAATTAAAACCCCAAAGCTGACGGCATAAAAAAAAGTGCCCAGGCTTTTGCGTCCGACTCCATTAATGCTGGATAGGATCGGCAGATGGTAGGACAGGTAGGCGATCGCGCTGAACAGGATCGATGCAGCCACCCCCAACCAGGTCGGAATTTGCAGCCACCACGCTAACAGGATCACATTCCCGACCCCAATGTGAACCACCTTACGGACGATTTCCGGGCTGGATCGGTGCGATCGCGATAAATACTCGGCGAGAAAACCCACACTTCCCAACCAGATACCTACCACCGTTAGCTGTACCCAAAGGGGAAAAGGACTTTCGAACCAAAGGGGTAAAGTCATGTAGAGCTAAATGATTTTTCTAAAACACTGTTTGCATTATTTCACCTTTATATCCGTCCAACAATTAGCGCTGTTCTGGTTTATTTACACTGAAATTGGGAGAATCGATTACTCCTGGCTCCCCTCTGCCAGCAAGGTGTCTCCTGAAAATGCAGAAGGATTGCTAAATCAGGTCAAAGAAATGTCCTTTGAAGAGCGATTACAAGTGCAACAGGATTTAGTGAATCGCAAGAATGGCTTGATTAGCCGTGAATATGGAGCTTTGAGTGGTACAACAAAGCTGTTAGGGACGATCGCATTTATTTCAATTCGCTTATTTCAAGAGACTGGGTGCATTTTGTCGGAGCAAATCAAATATGCCGTGCACAATCAGTTGCACGCCGATCGCCAGTACAAAAAATCCCAATACTCGATTCAAAACGCCCAGACCATTACGACCTAACCGTTTGACCATCGGTTCTCCTAAAGCCAGCAGAAAGTAGAGGAGCAGGGACAGTAATACAATTCCCAACACAACCCCCACCTCCTTGGGCCACCCGCGCGAATGAGCCGCCATGCCAATCACCACACCGATTGCTCCTGGCCCACTGACTAACGGCATGGCCATTGGCGTAAACGAAATATCCTCCATTGCCATTGCTTCCTGGTGTTCGCGATCGGTCAGCCGCTGCCGGACTGCCACCATCTCCCAAGCCGTGTGGCTAACGATCAATCCTCCGGCGATTTGCAGCACTCCCAATGTAATGCCGAAAAAACTCAAAATGAACTGACCCAGCACAAAAAAAGCACATAGAATTAAAGCAACATTGATGGCCGTAGACAGAGCTTGTTTGCGTCGGAATTTGGGCGTGTCACCTTCAGTTAAAGTATAGAAAATTGGGACAGCCCCAATGGGATTAGCAATGGGGAACAGAGTGACCAGGGTTCCGGCAACTTGCGACAGAAAAGCTTCCATAACAACCTATCTTGCTACTGATGCATGGGTTTGGAGGACTGGGCATCGGATTCATGCCAACGGAAGCGGTTGAGCGCCCAGAACACCGCTCTGCATGATTATAGAGTCAACAAATCAAAATGCTTGCAAAGCTTTGCTAATAACCACCACTCCATAACATGGGCAACCGCATACTTTCCTCAGAAAATGATTCTGGCGATCGGGTTTCCTCATCCATCGCATTCACCAGCTTGTTGTAGATATCTTCTGCCTGTTGGGAAGAATTGCCGATGCTGGTTAATCCGACCTTGCCGAATTCAGACAGGCAGCCCATCAGATGGAACACAGTGCCCGTTTCAGTACCCGTATCAAAATGCAGTTGGTGATGGGCAATGATATCCATCAAATCATTGGGTAGTAACCCGCGATAGTGGTCTTTCTGCAAGTTGTCAGTGGCAATGTAGTACTTGGGTCGTCCCTGCTGGCTATAAAACAGGCCACTGGATGCGTCATAGCGGCCATTGGTAAGGAATTTCAGGGTCATAAAGGGATGAGTGGTGCCACCCTTACGCAGGTTGATCTCAATCGCCTGCATATCCCATTCCGGTTTATCATCCTGATTGGGTTGATGCACCGCAACAAAATCCACCCCAAATCGTTCGATCACCCCTTTCTCCGCCAAACAGCGTCCCACCCTCATGCCTAACTCCTGTAACTGCAGCCGGTAGGCTGCATCGGCAGGAAAGCGACAGCCCAGATAAATCTGGCCACTGGGGCCGCCCAAAATCTGGTCGTGGGTGGATAGAATTTCGACTTCTCCCAAAGGAGTAATGCGGCCCTGCACACTGGGCGATCGCTTGTCTCCTTCCAGAAATGCTTCCACGATCGCGCCCAGTTCAGGAATGCGACTGCTAAACTTCTCCCAGGTTTCTCCCTTCGACTCAAATTGCAGACAATGGAAATGCTCCCTCAAGGCATCCACTCGCGCCTGATGCGAACTTTTTCCGGGAGCCACTTCTCGAATCGAGCGCAAGTCCAGCAAGGCATTGCCTTCGCCCGAAAAGCCTTCATTGAGTTTGACCACCATCCGCTTCAGGTGGGGTTGCCGTTCCCATAACTCTGCCGCCGCGATCGCTAAATCGCTCACACTCCAAACGGACTCGCTGCCATCAGGATGAGGCACTTCAGCTTCGGCAAAAATTTGTCGGCTCCCCCCCTTGGTTCCCCAAATCAACAAATCGGGATCCAATGCATATAGCGGAATTCCCGTTCTGATCGACAACTCCCGCTCGGCATTGGTCGAGTTGTAGCAGATCATAAACGAGCGATTCGGGCGTACTGCCTGCCGGATCCGTTCAATTAGGCGAGGCCGATCGAGAATTTTCTGGCTCAGAGGACTTAAGGACGAATCGTAGGTGGAGAGCAGGAGCAGGCGATCGCGGGCATGGGAAAAGGGAATCCCCGGTAACAGCTGCAGGTAATAATCCACGATGCCGGGGTGCAGCGGTTGGGATGTGATGTAAACCAGACGAGTGCGGGGGTTACGCAATCGAATCAGGGAGAACAGCAAACGTTCTTCATAATGGTGAAAGCCTGCAATTTTCTGCAGTTCTCGCTGGTCTAAACTCAGGGAAGGGATGACCACAATATCCACATCGCTGATATCCAGGGTTTCAACCGAACGCCAGAGATTCCGCAGTTGTTGCTGAAGCTGATGAAATTGCTCCACCGCTTCTGGAGAAGCAGCACAGGGTTTGTCCATAATCACCTGCCACGGCTCGATGAGCCTATTTAAGGAGATTCTACCCTGTTCCTCGAAGTCTCAGGTTACAGGACTCTGCAGCATCAGTTCGATCGCCGTTCTGGGGAGATGTAAAGCTTACAAATCCACATTTTTAATTTTTCATTTGGTATTTTTAATTCCGCACAGCGGTTAGGGCATCTGCTCTTGATAGATGGATTGCAATAAACTCTCTAGCTCGTCTTCCGGACAACACTCCAGCAAAGTATGAAACATTTGCAATAACTTGGCGGCACTTTCTCCCAGAGGTGGACTGAGGCCCCAGACATCCTGCACCCAATCTGCCGGATTAGAATCATCAAAAATCAGCCGTTCCAGGAGTTGTTGAGCTTCTGTTCTAGAAATAGTCATAGACCTAGCGCGATCGTGTATCGTTGCATTCCTTTAGATTTTATTTCACCAGGTCATGCTTCCCACGGTCGAGATCATGCCGAACGGGAAGAAATTGCCTAAGATATGGTTGGATGAAAAAATGATTAATTTTTTGCTCTGCCATTGGAGCCAGTTTTGTCAGTTCTAAACCTTGTCCAAGTCCAGAACCCTAGTTTCTCTGATTGGAAAGCGACTGTTCTCTAGCCGGACTTGGTTCAGTTGTTCAACGTCCCTCATTGTTTATTTAGTTAAAATTCCATGACTGCACCCCCCCTGCCCAGTGTCTCTCCATCCATTCGGTATCCTCAAAAGACGGTATTGCGAGCAGAACGAGCCATGCGGTGCGCTCCTTTCCGTTTGCAGCTCTATAAAGCGATGGTGTGGCACAGTGTTCCCTTAATGGCGATCGTCAATGCGGCAGGCATACAAAATCAATACACCCGCAAAGCGCTTTCAGAATTTGCAGTGGAAAATGAACTACTTTGGCTGATCCGGGTGGGCGTGCTGCGAAGAGAAGTAGATGGACAGGGGTTAACAGACAGTTTCAGAGTAACTCCCTTGGGTCGCCAAATCATTGACCAGTGGCAGCAGGGTCTTTCATCAGAACTTGTTGCCCCTAGTTTGAGCGATCGTTTTTCTAATGCCTTGAGCCGTTGGTTGGGAATTACCCTCTAAAAGGGTGACAGGTTAGTCAAAGTCTCTGGGGGTTTTCATGAAAGCCATGATGGTGGTGGGGACAACGTCCCATGCAGGTAAATCATTACTCGCAACAGCAATCTGCCGCATTCTCAGTCGTAAAGGGTGGCGGGTTGCCCCTTTCAAAGGACAGAACATGGCCCTGAATGCTTATGTCACCGGTAACGGCGGTGAAATTGGCCATGCTCAAGCCGTGCAAGCCTGGGCCGCAGGGATTTTGCCAACGGTGGAAATGAACCCAATTCTGCTCAAACCCCAGGGGGATATGACATCGCTGGTAATTCTGAAAGGGAAAGCCGTTGGACGAATCAGTGCCGCGGATTATTATGAGCAGTTTTTTGAACCGGGCTGGCAGGCCATTGTCGAGTCGCTCAATCGCCTGTCAGAGGATTATGACATGCTGGTCTGTGAGGGGGCAGGCAGTCCGGCGGAAGTGAATCTCAAACACCGCGATTTGACCAATATGCGGGTGGCCAAACATTTGAATGCCCCGACGATGCTGGTTGTAGATATCGATCGCGGGGGAGCCTTTGCCCATGTAGTTGGTACTCTGGAGTTGCTGGAACCAGAGGAACGGGCACTGATTAAGGGCATTGTGATTAACAAATTCCGGGGACAGCGATCGCTGTTACAGTCCGGCATTGAGTGGCTGGAAGCCCGCACAGGCATTCCTGTCGTAGGTGTCATTCCCTGGCTGGATCAGGCATTTCCAGCAGAGGATTCCTTAAGCTTGATGGAACCGCGAGCAAGCAACTCCACCAGCGATATCAACATCGCTGTCATCCGGTTGCCACGCATCTCTAACTTCACCGACTTTGACCCCCTGGAAGCAGAACCCACTGTGTCCGTGAAATACATCAGCCCCAAGCCGCCACTCGGTCATCCTGATGCCGTCATTATTCCGGGTTCCAAAACCACCATTCCCGACCTGATCGTGTTGCATCGCACCGGCATGGCCGAAGAAATCCAGAACTATATCGCGGCTGGGGGAACGGTTTTAGGCATTTGTGGTGGTTTTCAAATGTTAGGCAAGATTCTCGCTGACCCAGAAGGTATCGAAGGTCAGGAAGGCCGCTACAAAGGGCTGGGGCTGTTTCCCATCAGAACCGTGATTGCAGGGCAGCGGGTGGCACGGCAACGCACTGTCACCTCCAATTTCCCGCAAGAGGGTTTGCCAGTCACTGGGTACGAAATCCATCAAGGCCGTTCTCGCTTACTAGAAGATGCCACTGGCACTAATTTCCTGTTTGATGATCCCAACCTGGGTCTGGTGGATACCGGGCAATCGGTATGGGGCACCTATCTGCATGGCATTTTTGATAATGGCCCCTGGCGACGAGCCTGGTTAAACCGTTTGCGGCAACAACGCGGACTCAAATCCCTCCCAACGGGGGTATCTAATTACCGGGAACAACGCGAAATGATGCTGGATACGCTGGCCGATTTGGTAGAACCTCACCTTAATCTGGCTCCCTTCTTGCCACCGGAGGAGTCATAATGGGAGACGGTTGAAACCAAAACTGGTTAGAGAACTGGAGTACTTCTATCAGAGAAACTATAGCGTTGAACTGGGATAAAGGTTTAAAACAAAATAAGCGCAACCTAGAAAACCTAGTGCGCTTAATCCCTAACCCTTTCGGTGCAACGTACCCGTTTGTCCTTGATTCATAGAGTAAAGGCTAAGTTTAAGAAACAGCCCTCCGTTTAGATATTCTTTAGGATCCTCTTAACTAATAGTTACGACCTGTTGACTATGGCTGTTCGCATTCAATTTTTGCCCGATAACATCACGATCGATGCAGAAGCAGGAGAACCCCTTCTACAAGTCGCTCACCGCGCTGGCATCACCATTCCCACTGGCTGCCTGATGGGATCCTGCCATGCCTGCGAAGTCGAACTGGATGGCGGCGAAACCATTTGCAGTTGTATCAGTAGCGTTCCCCCT from Leptodesmis sichuanensis A121 includes:
- a CDS encoding STAS domain-containing protein, giving the protein MIAYHDNQAVLIQLSGQLDMETGKALSQTLTQLESPQGLWILDLSQVDFIDSAGLSALITGLHLANKRQSRLVLHRLKPSVKLVLEITRLDQVFEIIDTVTDLENTLNVTVETKALASVNPLAA
- a CDS encoding DedA family protein, with the translated sequence MSLDFISTETIEEFAQHYGYWAVFLGILLENIGIPIPGETVTLAGGFLAGNDQLSYWLVLGNAVLGATLGGNVGYWVGRYGGWPLLLGIGRLVRIEETRLVALRDQFSENATKAVFLGRFVALLRIFASPLAGIAQMPYLKFLLYNTLGALAWAVVMVSLSYFAGQFIPLDKLVAWASQFALLTLLIVLAWLIIPFWLESRKAKQEGIVANPPEDSTAGS
- a CDS encoding DUF4335 domain-containing protein — encoded protein: MRRYTPPTCTLAIMAENSPLSRWAGQTVVKNLHFQLSLDDPKLAEDKQVTVKGDRTQLEALYEAVTTYVQNLLEQPASTLIVNPPPLESNSSSLPLVDTLSPPLPTATHEMGIGLYSKGLLNHELVLGSLATQESGPTLNLSTLQLFDLANALDEYATDILNLPTLRSSEKFGLSRNWAQIAAVALLAVGLSTSAIKLLDGSLKQSTQAPVSSEGASSADQRIATQLPPAVVDQATPPVLSADRLPPPPPAGSLVPNQPGAPTLPKTVAPSPSPGKLPGGTIAANPVPVPGRPTIVGQPVEPITGAVAGKPQSSQSIAIAPAPSVADSASRNTSESSVQQARRGALLKEPSDNAPPGTAFDTIPQVAEARDYFKQHWKPVEGLTQTLEYSLLINANGTIQSITPLKQASGDYIDRTGMPLIGDPFVSPIKDGKNAKIRLVLEPDGQVQTFLEGF
- a CDS encoding DUF3038 domain-containing protein — protein: MGKQVKYSKNEVGLYLRLGDAEDLANFAWRTGNNLSTAESCINTGNRSACFAFFAYSEAMPSTAKPPSPLSQMALPLTTAPDPTQLDNIKAQLDLVLLALEALAGIGSEAMLQAAADLGLENVVADRVALWRLRQSSPLRKGQGGRKKLDVEEARALVLICCHLAKNHQELIRRAVALLEQVAAENREPYQVSLLGDYLDAFSNTYQERMEDGETVSQNSLTNLALKLLIDLLFYSAPNGPRRLWLALLDRTQNKSEVSSEQ
- a CDS encoding diacylglycerol/polyprenol kinase family protein, giving the protein MTLPLWFESPFPLWVQLTVVGIWLGSVGFLAEYLSRSHRSSPEIVRKVVHIGVGNVILLAWWLQIPTWLGVAASILFSAIAYLSYHLPILSSINGVGRKSLGTFFYAVSFGVLIAWFWPMEQPYYAVLGILIMTWGDGLAALVGQRFGRHPYSLWGMKKSWEGSLAMALISYIISSLILFSVQGAIWQTWVVSFAIALAATGLEAFSKYGIDNLTVPLGSATLAFLLVSWLA
- a CDS encoding MarC family protein → MEAFLSQVAGTLVTLFPIANPIGAVPIFYTLTEGDTPKFRRKQALSTAINVALILCAFFVLGQFILSFFGITLGVLQIAGGLIVSHTAWEMVAVRQRLTDREHQEAMAMEDISFTPMAMPLVSGPGAIGVVIGMAAHSRGWPKEVGVVLGIVLLSLLLYFLLALGEPMVKRLGRNGLGVLNRVLGFFVLAIGVQLIVHGIFDLLRQNAPSLLK
- a CDS encoding peptide ligase PGM1-related protein, with amino-acid sequence MDKPCAASPEAVEQFHQLQQQLRNLWRSVETLDISDVDIVVIPSLSLDQRELQKIAGFHHYEERLLFSLIRLRNPRTRLVYITSQPLHPGIVDYYLQLLPGIPFSHARDRLLLLSTYDSSLSPLSQKILDRPRLIERIRQAVRPNRSFMICYNSTNAERELSIRTGIPLYALDPDLLIWGTKGGSRQIFAEAEVPHPDGSESVWSVSDLAIAAAELWERQPHLKRMVVKLNEGFSGEGNALLDLRSIREVAPGKSSHQARVDALREHFHCLQFESKGETWEKFSSRIPELGAIVEAFLEGDKRSPSVQGRITPLGEVEILSTHDQILGGPSGQIYLGCRFPADAAYRLQLQELGMRVGRCLAEKGVIERFGVDFVAVHQPNQDDKPEWDMQAIEINLRKGGTTHPFMTLKFLTNGRYDASSGLFYSQQGRPKYYIATDNLQKDHYRGLLPNDLMDIIAHHQLHFDTGTETGTVFHLMGCLSEFGKVGLTSIGNSSQQAEDIYNKLVNAMDEETRSPESFSEESMRLPMLWSGGY
- a CDS encoding Npun_F0494 family protein, with product MTAPPLPSVSPSIRYPQKTVLRAERAMRCAPFRLQLYKAMVWHSVPLMAIVNAAGIQNQYTRKALSEFAVENELLWLIRVGVLRREVDGQGLTDSFRVTPLGRQIIDQWQQGLSSELVAPSLSDRFSNALSRWLGITL
- the cobQ gene encoding cobyric acid synthase CobQ translates to MKAMMVVGTTSHAGKSLLATAICRILSRKGWRVAPFKGQNMALNAYVTGNGGEIGHAQAVQAWAAGILPTVEMNPILLKPQGDMTSLVILKGKAVGRISAADYYEQFFEPGWQAIVESLNRLSEDYDMLVCEGAGSPAEVNLKHRDLTNMRVAKHLNAPTMLVVDIDRGGAFAHVVGTLELLEPEERALIKGIVINKFRGQRSLLQSGIEWLEARTGIPVVGVIPWLDQAFPAEDSLSLMEPRASNSTSDINIAVIRLPRISNFTDFDPLEAEPTVSVKYISPKPPLGHPDAVIIPGSKTTIPDLIVLHRTGMAEEIQNYIAAGGTVLGICGGFQMLGKILADPEGIEGQEGRYKGLGLFPIRTVIAGQRVARQRTVTSNFPQEGLPVTGYEIHQGRSRLLEDATGTNFLFDDPNLGLVDTGQSVWGTYLHGIFDNGPWRRAWLNRLRQQRGLKSLPTGVSNYREQREMMLDTLADLVEPHLNLAPFLPPEES
- a CDS encoding 2Fe-2S iron-sulfur cluster-binding protein; this encodes MAVRIQFLPDNITIDAEAGEPLLQVAHRAGITIPTGCLMGSCHACEVELDGGETICSCISSVPPGRSHLTVNLFSDPSW